One window of the Desulfomonile tiedjei genome contains the following:
- a CDS encoding FAD-dependent oxidoreductase codes for MKTLQHLSEPIKIGALQVSNRVVMPPMGTGLADTDGIVSEANLAYIKRRAQSGAGLLITEITAVHPAGHVSPSGLGAWDDKFIPGLSKMAAAVHSQGAKVALQLHHCGRESYLLQKKNLALGPSAIPSYIFGFLGSPHEMTLEDIQEAIAAFGSAALRAKAAGFDGVELHGAHGYLLMQFLSAHSNQRQDQYGGDFKDRARFMLECTREVRKQVGPDFPVSMRISGEEGIKGGYGIDDMQTIIPDLVAAGVDVIHVSFGTHGNMELNLNTPNPSAPVEFVPGFNAHLARKIKEVATVPVISVGRFTDPFLMDEVIARGDADMIAVGRQHLADPDFLKNAIAGHPEDTMECLACNQGCIERLSLEQQPIRCAINPQTGQELIRPEGPAEIKRNVWVIGAGPAGLTAAFEAARLGHQVTLFERERQTGGNARYAAMAPHKNVYERYILTLTAKCKKQGVEIKTGVEVTEAMIDDGRPEAVILAIGAAKSDCPAEGIGTSVVCDAWQILDGEVQPKDHVVVVGGGLVGMETADFLREKGVKDITIVEMLPKSPVLPLAAHGQMLHKRLRAAGVKLMFGTTVKRIEEGAVLLTKNAEDLRLEPVAQVIIAIGVTPRNALKDMLSKKGFRHFIVGDAAAPRRIIEATTEGAKAAWEI; via the coding sequence ATGAAGACTCTACAGCATCTGTCGGAACCGATTAAAATCGGCGCTCTCCAGGTTTCCAACCGGGTTGTCATGCCGCCGATGGGCACGGGGCTGGCCGATACCGACGGCATCGTCAGCGAGGCCAACCTCGCGTATATCAAACGCCGGGCGCAAAGCGGCGCCGGTCTGCTTATCACGGAGATCACGGCCGTTCATCCGGCAGGCCACGTTTCCCCCAGCGGTCTGGGGGCGTGGGACGACAAGTTCATCCCCGGCCTATCCAAGATGGCGGCAGCCGTTCATAGTCAGGGCGCTAAAGTTGCTCTACAGCTTCATCACTGCGGCCGGGAAAGTTACCTGCTGCAAAAGAAGAATTTGGCCCTCGGCCCTTCGGCCATTCCCAGTTACATATTCGGCTTTCTCGGTTCTCCGCACGAAATGACTCTGGAAGACATCCAGGAGGCGATAGCCGCTTTCGGCTCCGCGGCGCTTCGCGCCAAAGCGGCCGGATTTGACGGCGTGGAACTCCACGGTGCGCATGGCTATCTGCTCATGCAGTTTCTTTCCGCGCACTCCAACCAGCGCCAGGACCAATACGGCGGCGATTTCAAGGACCGTGCGCGATTCATGCTGGAATGCACCCGGGAAGTGCGCAAACAAGTCGGCCCCGACTTCCCCGTGTCCATGCGCATCTCCGGCGAAGAAGGCATTAAAGGCGGCTATGGCATAGACGATATGCAGACGATCATCCCCGATCTGGTAGCTGCCGGTGTGGATGTCATTCATGTCTCCTTCGGCACGCACGGGAATATGGAACTCAATCTCAATACACCGAATCCCAGCGCTCCCGTTGAATTTGTTCCGGGGTTTAACGCCCATCTTGCGCGTAAGATCAAGGAAGTGGCGACAGTACCGGTCATCTCGGTCGGCCGCTTTACGGACCCTTTTTTGATGGATGAGGTTATCGCCCGCGGTGATGCGGACATGATCGCGGTGGGACGTCAGCATCTGGCCGATCCGGACTTTCTGAAAAACGCAATTGCCGGGCATCCCGAGGATACGATGGAATGCCTGGCCTGCAACCAGGGTTGCATCGAGCGCCTGTCCCTGGAGCAGCAACCTATCCGTTGCGCGATCAATCCGCAGACCGGCCAGGAACTGATCAGACCGGAAGGACCGGCGGAAATTAAACGAAATGTCTGGGTGATCGGAGCAGGACCGGCCGGGCTCACCGCGGCTTTCGAAGCCGCAAGGCTGGGACATCAAGTCACGCTATTCGAGCGCGAGAGGCAAACCGGCGGAAATGCGCGCTATGCGGCTATGGCGCCGCACAAAAATGTTTACGAGAGATATATTCTCACTCTTACAGCCAAGTGTAAAAAGCAGGGCGTGGAGATAAAGACCGGCGTGGAGGTCACTGAAGCCATGATCGATGACGGCAGGCCCGAAGCCGTGATTCTCGCGATCGGCGCGGCCAAGTCGGACTGCCCTGCCGAGGGTATCGGCACTTCCGTGGTTTGTGATGCCTGGCAAATCCTGGATGGAGAAGTTCAGCCGAAAGACCATGTTGTGGTTGTCGGCGGCGGATTGGTCGGCATGGAGACGGCTGATTTCCTGCGGGAAAAAGGTGTGAAGGACATTACCATTGTGGAGATGCTGCCGAAATCACCCGTCTTGCCGCTGGCCGCCCACGGCCAAATGCTGCATAAACGCCTGCGGGCGGCAGGGGTCAAACTGATGTTTGGCACGACAGTCAAACGCATCGAAGAAGGGGCGGTCCTCTTAACGAAGAACGCGGAAGACCTTAGGCTCGAACCGGTCGCGCAGGTCATTATTGCGATTGGTGTGACGCCTCGTAATGCTTTGAAAGACATGCTCTCGAAAAAAGGTTTTCGTCATTTTATCGTCGGTGATGCCGCTGCCCCGCGACGGATCATCGAAGCAACCACCGAGGGGGCCAAGGCCGCCTGGGAGATCTAA
- a CDS encoding thiolase family protein, translating to MNSREVVFVDGVRTAFGTLGRTLRNFTMEELGGLALKGLLEKTKITEKAHVDTVFAGSAIGGTSALNPARWAALASGLPVTTAASYVEMQCGSAIDSINHAAWRIIANQADIIIAGGMESYSQACCKFSMSTEPFRMIPPMPVPTSLSPTKDPATSNMGLTAEALQQMYNISRQEQDEFGYRSQVLARKAIDAGYFVDEIVPIKVLTGKKTPPIEFKVDEHPRETSMEALAALRPAFIANGTVTAGNASGRNDGAAFVLMMTKEKAIELGYTPMAKWLSGGDYGVDPKIMGIAPAYAIPQALKRAGLKLADIEVMECNEAFAVQNLAVIKELEKQMGEKINMEKNWNPNGGAIAFGHPNGASGARICLFTMKELIRRGGKYGFFSSCCGGGLGVATVIENLQG from the coding sequence ATGAATAGCAGAGAAGTCGTGTTTGTTGACGGCGTCCGGACGGCATTTGGGACCTTGGGACGCACACTGCGGAATTTCACGATGGAAGAACTCGGCGGGCTGGCTTTGAAGGGCCTGTTGGAAAAGACCAAGATTACAGAGAAGGCACATGTGGATACTGTATTTGCGGGGTCGGCGATCGGCGGTACATCCGCCCTGAATCCCGCGCGCTGGGCCGCCCTTGCTTCCGGTCTGCCCGTGACGACTGCAGCGTCTTATGTCGAGATGCAGTGCGGATCGGCCATTGACAGCATCAACCATGCCGCATGGCGGATCATCGCGAACCAGGCGGACATCATCATAGCGGGCGGTATGGAATCTTACAGTCAGGCATGCTGCAAATTCTCCATGTCGACCGAGCCGTTCAGGATGATACCTCCCATGCCGGTCCCGACTTCTCTTTCTCCCACTAAGGACCCTGCCACCTCGAACATGGGACTGACGGCTGAAGCCTTGCAACAGATGTACAACATCTCCAGGCAGGAGCAGGATGAGTTCGGCTACCGGAGCCAGGTCCTGGCAAGGAAAGCGATTGATGCCGGCTACTTTGTCGACGAGATCGTGCCGATAAAGGTCCTCACCGGGAAAAAGACCCCTCCGATTGAATTCAAGGTTGACGAACATCCCCGCGAAACCTCGATGGAAGCCCTTGCAGCGCTGCGCCCAGCATTCATCGCAAACGGGACGGTTACGGCCGGAAACGCATCCGGACGTAACGACGGGGCCGCTTTTGTACTCATGATGACCAAAGAGAAGGCGATCGAGCTGGGATACACACCGATGGCCAAATGGCTGAGCGGTGGTGATTACGGTGTCGATCCCAAGATCATGGGAATCGCGCCTGCTTACGCGATCCCCCAGGCATTAAAGCGCGCGGGCCTGAAGCTTGCGGATATTGAAGTCATGGAGTGCAACGAGGCCTTTGCAGTGCAGAATCTCGCGGTGATCAAGGAACTCGAAAAGCAGATGGGCGAGAAGATCAATATGGAGAAAAACTGGAACCCGAACGGCGGCGCTATCGCATTCGGCCATCCGAATGGAGCTTCGGGCGCCCGTATTTGTCTCTTCACAATGAAAGAGCTTATCAGAAGAGGAGGAAAATACGGCTTTTTCAGTTCCTGCTGCGGTGGCGGACTCGGCGTGGCCACGGTCATCGAGAATCTTCAGGGCTGA
- a CDS encoding zinc-binding dehydrogenase, giving the protein MRKAIYHGIRDIRVEEVTDPAPGPGEVKVKIKYCGICGSDLHEYLHGPFPKSPFGHEACGTIVAVGPGVEEYSVGDRVWAFMAGAYAEAMVCPTQRLLKVPDDMDWRRAAVLEPLSVAAYAIDRGSVRAEDTVFIAGAGTVGLMALTGLKAMGVQTVYMTDVLENRRKIAEKMGATLVWDPSEIKSSAKIRELTNGRGVDVAIEAVGFEATLKDCLGSARYQGTVIVQGIFTERASVHMLGFVTKETTMIGTNSINPSLAMEWLETGKIQPERIITDIIPLADIAKCGFEVLAGKSKTAIKILVEP; this is encoded by the coding sequence ATGCGGAAAGCCATTTATCACGGTATTCGGGACATCAGGGTTGAGGAAGTTACGGACCCGGCGCCAGGGCCCGGTGAAGTCAAAGTCAAAATCAAATACTGTGGCATCTGCGGGTCCGATTTGCATGAATACCTTCATGGCCCATTCCCGAAGAGCCCTTTCGGTCATGAGGCCTGCGGCACTATTGTGGCCGTCGGGCCGGGTGTTGAGGAATATTCGGTCGGCGATCGTGTTTGGGCCTTTATGGCGGGGGCCTATGCCGAGGCCATGGTCTGTCCCACGCAACGCCTGTTGAAGGTCCCCGATGATATGGACTGGAGACGGGCCGCCGTCCTGGAGCCGCTGTCAGTAGCTGCTTACGCCATAGATCGCGGCAGCGTTAGAGCAGAGGACACCGTCTTTATTGCCGGCGCCGGCACGGTAGGGCTTATGGCCCTTACAGGCCTTAAAGCCATGGGCGTCCAAACCGTTTACATGACCGACGTTTTGGAAAACAGACGAAAAATCGCCGAAAAAATGGGGGCAACACTGGTCTGGGACCCCTCAGAAATCAAGAGTTCCGCAAAGATCAGAGAACTCACGAATGGGCGAGGGGTGGATGTAGCCATCGAGGCCGTCGGCTTTGAGGCAACGTTGAAAGATTGTCTGGGTTCAGCGCGTTACCAGGGCACGGTCATCGTCCAGGGAATTTTCACCGAGCGGGCCTCCGTTCATATGCTGGGCTTCGTGACCAAAGAAACAACCATGATCGGCACCAACTCCATCAATCCTTCACTGGCCATGGAATGGCTGGAAACGGGAAAGATTCAACCGGAACGCATTATCACGGACATTATACCCCTGGCAGACATTGCCAAGTGCGGATTCGAGGTTTTGGCGGGTAAGAGCAAGACCGCCATTAAAATTTTGGTTGAACCCTGA
- a CDS encoding 3-hydroxyacyl-CoA dehydrogenase family protein — protein MKIDDVKNVSVVGAGNMGHQIALQCAMHGFKTVSTDVIPAVLEKAEKFCDTYLPGRVQKGKLTEEAARKARSLISFTGDLKEAVKDADLVIEAVLERIDLKRKVFADLDKFAPPKAILATNSSFIVSSRVADVTNRASQVCNLHFFNPALVMKLVEVVQGPHVSDETAQCMMDFCLKIDKVPILIKKEVDGFVLNRIFAAISKEAMWMLEMGVASYEDIDKACVYGAGHPMGPFRLMDLTGIDLSYDIGMDHFYASGNRADLPTPSVVKKVTEGKFGQKTGEGWYSYKK, from the coding sequence ATGAAGATAGATGACGTGAAGAATGTGAGTGTTGTGGGTGCGGGGAATATGGGGCACCAGATTGCGCTGCAGTGTGCCATGCACGGCTTTAAGACGGTCAGCACGGACGTGATTCCGGCCGTGCTCGAAAAAGCCGAGAAATTTTGCGATACCTATCTGCCGGGGCGCGTCCAGAAGGGGAAGTTGACCGAAGAGGCCGCGAGAAAAGCCCGCAGTCTCATCTCCTTTACAGGCGATCTGAAAGAGGCCGTCAAGGATGCCGATTTGGTTATCGAGGCGGTCCTGGAAAGAATCGATCTGAAGCGGAAAGTCTTTGCCGATCTGGACAAGTTCGCTCCACCGAAAGCCATTCTGGCCACGAACAGTTCTTTCATTGTCAGTTCCCGCGTCGCGGATGTTACCAATCGTGCCTCTCAGGTCTGCAACCTCCATTTCTTCAACCCGGCGCTGGTCATGAAGCTGGTCGAAGTGGTCCAAGGGCCCCATGTCTCCGACGAAACCGCGCAGTGCATGATGGACTTCTGTCTGAAGATCGACAAGGTGCCCATCCTGATCAAGAAAGAGGTGGATGGTTTCGTCCTGAACCGCATCTTCGCCGCTATTTCGAAAGAAGCCATGTGGATGCTGGAAATGGGCGTGGCTAGTTATGAGGATATCGATAAAGCCTGTGTCTATGGTGCGGGCCATCCCATGGGTCCCTTCCGCCTCATGGACCTTACGGGTATCGACCTGTCCTATGACATCGGTATGGACCATTTCTATGCATCAGGCAACAGGGCGGACCTTCCGACCCCGAGCGTTGTGAAGAAGGTTACCGAAGGGAAATTCGGCCAGAAGACGGGTGAGGGCTGGTACAGCTACAAGAAATAA
- a CDS encoding nitronate monooxygenase — protein sequence MIKSRLCELVGIKYPVIQAGMGPFSNNNLCVAAANAGVLGLLSTSGLFSKQDQPWIYKAFVESGEADYDDDMATALEKVLKRTYRLTKDKGGIFGINVMVSAELKDRSEVMIDTAIRVREENPDIKNHFKVIFTSAGDPVGWKDKIKGAGFTWMHVVPSVKGALRCKKAGVDLIVASGHEGGFHTSWEPVHSLILLPAVVEAVSDEKTLVCGAGGFCDGKTLAAALVLGADGAQMGTRFLATQESDFHQIWKEGVVAAGDRGTLVARGFVGPARWLKTPRSLEHQKNTLQKSPGVFLGAPDDFSTIDMSLIEFEIESIRAVYDGNKEKALLAAGEVAQRIQDMPKVNDLVQWIVNDAENILRSVPTKYLA from the coding sequence GTGATCAAATCGAGACTATGTGAATTAGTCGGGATCAAGTACCCGGTCATCCAGGCGGGCATGGGCCCCTTCAGCAACAACAACCTCTGTGTGGCAGCAGCAAACGCGGGGGTTCTGGGACTGCTTTCCACCAGCGGTCTGTTCAGCAAACAGGATCAGCCCTGGATATACAAGGCTTTTGTGGAGAGCGGGGAGGCCGACTATGACGACGATATGGCCACGGCTTTGGAAAAGGTATTGAAGCGAACCTATCGTCTCACCAAAGACAAGGGGGGCATTTTCGGAATAAACGTCATGGTGTCGGCGGAGTTGAAGGATCGTTCGGAGGTTATGATTGACACTGCCATCAGGGTCAGGGAAGAGAATCCCGACATTAAGAACCATTTCAAGGTGATCTTTACCTCGGCCGGTGACCCTGTCGGCTGGAAGGACAAGATCAAGGGCGCGGGTTTCACCTGGATGCATGTCGTTCCCTCCGTCAAGGGCGCTCTGCGTTGCAAGAAGGCCGGTGTCGATCTGATCGTTGCCTCCGGCCATGAGGGAGGATTCCACACCTCCTGGGAACCGGTCCACTCCCTAATACTTCTGCCTGCCGTGGTCGAGGCGGTATCCGACGAAAAGACCCTGGTATGCGGCGCAGGAGGTTTCTGCGACGGTAAGACCCTGGCTGCGGCCCTGGTCTTAGGCGCGGATGGAGCCCAGATGGGGACCCGCTTCCTGGCAACGCAGGAGAGCGATTTCCACCAGATATGGAAAGAGGGCGTCGTGGCCGCGGGTGACCGGGGGACCCTTGTGGCCCGCGGTTTTGTCGGTCCCGCCCGGTGGTTGAAGACCCCCAGGAGCCTCGAGCACCAGAAGAACACACTCCAGAAGTCGCCAGGAGTCTTCCTTGGCGCTCCGGATGACTTTTCCACGATTGACATGTCCCTGATCGAATTTGAGATAGAGTCTATTCGGGCCGTCTATGACGGCAACAAGGAGAAAGCCCTCCTGGCTGCCGGCGAAGTGGCACAGCGGATCCAAGACATGCCTAAGGTCAACGACCTGGTTCAGTGGATTGTTAATGACGCGGAAAATATCCTGCGCAGCGTCCCGACAAAATACCTGGCTTAA
- a CDS encoding enoyl-CoA hydratase/isomerase family protein, which yields MNYEFIKVEQKGHVTTVTINRPEVMNSVSPLVSLEMDQVFNDFDADPEQWICIITGAGEKAFSAGNDLKFQAVNGPAKMREIMKGVKGGFAGLTSRFDCYKPFIAAVNGLALGGGFEIALACDIIVASENASMGLPEPRVGLIPGAGGVHRLPRQIPYHLAQYMIMTSKRITAQQAMQYGLVAEVVPLAELIPTAEKLAAEILLGAPLSIRAAKEATVKGLNMTLQEAVSTQFPGQLAMYQSEDFVEGPKAFVEKRPPNWKGR from the coding sequence ATGAACTATGAATTCATCAAGGTAGAGCAGAAAGGCCATGTGACCACGGTGACCATCAATCGTCCTGAGGTCATGAATTCCGTCAGTCCGTTGGTCAGCCTGGAAATGGACCAGGTATTCAATGATTTCGATGCCGACCCGGAACAATGGATATGTATCATTACAGGCGCGGGAGAGAAGGCTTTCTCGGCGGGCAACGACCTGAAATTTCAAGCCGTGAACGGCCCGGCCAAGATGCGTGAAATTATGAAAGGAGTGAAGGGCGGGTTTGCCGGATTAACCTCACGGTTTGACTGCTACAAACCTTTCATCGCAGCGGTCAATGGACTGGCTCTTGGAGGCGGGTTTGAAATTGCCCTTGCCTGTGACATCATTGTCGCCTCCGAAAACGCCAGTATGGGATTGCCCGAACCCCGTGTCGGATTGATTCCCGGTGCAGGTGGCGTGCATCGTTTGCCCAGGCAGATCCCCTATCACTTGGCCCAGTATATGATCATGACGTCTAAAAGAATCACGGCGCAACAGGCCATGCAATATGGGCTTGTCGCAGAAGTCGTTCCTCTCGCGGAGTTGATTCCGACTGCCGAGAAGCTCGCCGCGGAAATTCTCCTGGGTGCCCCTCTGTCTATCCGTGCAGCCAAAGAAGCAACTGTGAAAGGGTTGAACATGACCTTGCAGGAGGCCGTATCCACTCAGTTTCCGGGGCAGCTTGCCATGTATCAATCCGAAGATTTCGTTGAAGGGCCTAAGGCTTTTGTCGAAAAAAGGCCTCCCAATTGGAAGGGCAGATGA